A portion of the Colius striatus isolate bColStr4 chromosome 1, bColStr4.1.hap1, whole genome shotgun sequence genome contains these proteins:
- the MLC1 gene encoding membrane protein MLC1 isoform X4: MTREEGYREEFSYDRMPTLERGKQENGNYIPDIKSSDLQLSKRLHPCFSYRTWIFSLLMGTCLLITSGFSLYLGNIFPSEMDYLRCAAGSCIPSAVVSFAIARNKINVINFNLILLILLEIFMATTVIISARSTEDCCMRNKNTAYDSTIISSNVSFPTRILKSYSVIEVIIGISAVFGGIIALNMDVLVSGPYLSVTFFWILVACFPSAIASHVAAEYPSKCLVEVLIAISSVTSPLLFTASAYLTFSIMRVVDIFRNYPPAVEQSYDVLLLLLMLMLLIQACLTISTVIQCVNYKTKMKLQDSSWAASQVKKQEYRTTEVSNNTLKDFDKDKAWKAVVVQMAQ, encoded by the exons ATGACCAGGGAAGAAGGTTACAGAGAAGAATTCAGCTATGACAGGATGCCAACCTTAGAGCGTGGAAAACAAGAGAATGGAAATTATATACCAGATATCAAATCCAGTGATCTTCAACTATCAAAGAGACTGCATCCTTGCTTTAGTTACAGAACATGGATCTTTTCTTTGCTGATGGGT ACATGCCTCCTTATTACTTCTGGATTTTCACTCTATctgggaaatatttttccatctgaaatggATTATTTACGTTGTGCAGCAGGTTCA TGCATTCCTTCAGCAGTTGTGAGCTTTGCTATAGCAAGGAATAAAATTAACGTG ATAAATTTCAACTTAATTCTACTTATTCTGCTGGAAATCTTCATGGCAACTACTGTGATCATTTCAGCTAGGTCTACTGAAGACTGCTGTATGAGAAACAAA AATACTGCATATGATAGTACCATCATTTCGAGCAATGTCAGCTTTCCTACTCGAATTCTGAAATCTTATTCA gTAATTGAGGTGATTATTGGAATTTCAGCAGTATTTGGTGGAATAATTGCTTTGAATATGGATGTTCTAGTCTCAGGTCCATATCTTTCAGTAACATTCTTTTGGATCTTAGTTGCA tgttTCCCAAGTGCTATTGCAAGTCATGTAGCTGCTGAATATCCAAGTAAATGTCTG GTTGAGGTCCTGATCGCCATTAGCAGTGTTACCTCTCCATTGCTGTTTACTGCGTCTGCGTACTTAACCTTCAGTATCATGCGAGTTGTTGACATCTTCAGAAATTATCCACCTGCTGTTGAA CAATCTTATGATGTACTTCTGTTACTTCTGATGTTGATGCTGCTAATTCAGGCATGCCTTACTATTAGCACTGTAATACAGTGTGTAAATTAcaagacaaaaatgaaactaCAAGATTCGTCATGGGCAGCATCACAGGTTAAAAAACAGGAATACAGAACAACAGAG gttTCCAATAATACCTTAAAGGATTTTGACAAAGACAAGGCCTGGAAAGCAGTTGTGGTGCAGATGGCTCAGTAG
- the MLC1 gene encoding membrane protein MLC1 isoform X5 — protein MTREEGYREEFSYDRMPTLERGKQENGNYIPDIKSSDLQLSKRLHPCFSYRTWIFSLLMGTCLLITSGFSLYLGNIFPSEMDYLRCAAGSINFNLILLILLEIFMATTVIISARSTEDCCMRNKNTAYDSTIISSNVSFPTRILKSYSVIEVIIGISAVFGGIIALNMDVLVSGPYLSVTFFWILVACFPSAIASHVAAEYPSKCLVEVLIAISSVTSPLLFTASAYLTFSIMRVVDIFRNYPPAVEQSYDVLLLLLMLMLLIQACLTISTVIQCVNYKTKMKLQDSSWAASQVKKQEYRTTEVSNNTLKDFDKDKAWKAVVVQMAQ, from the exons ATGACCAGGGAAGAAGGTTACAGAGAAGAATTCAGCTATGACAGGATGCCAACCTTAGAGCGTGGAAAACAAGAGAATGGAAATTATATACCAGATATCAAATCCAGTGATCTTCAACTATCAAAGAGACTGCATCCTTGCTTTAGTTACAGAACATGGATCTTTTCTTTGCTGATGGGT ACATGCCTCCTTATTACTTCTGGATTTTCACTCTATctgggaaatatttttccatctgaaatggATTATTTACGTTGTGCAGCAGGTTCA ATAAATTTCAACTTAATTCTACTTATTCTGCTGGAAATCTTCATGGCAACTACTGTGATCATTTCAGCTAGGTCTACTGAAGACTGCTGTATGAGAAACAAA AATACTGCATATGATAGTACCATCATTTCGAGCAATGTCAGCTTTCCTACTCGAATTCTGAAATCTTATTCA gTAATTGAGGTGATTATTGGAATTTCAGCAGTATTTGGTGGAATAATTGCTTTGAATATGGATGTTCTAGTCTCAGGTCCATATCTTTCAGTAACATTCTTTTGGATCTTAGTTGCA tgttTCCCAAGTGCTATTGCAAGTCATGTAGCTGCTGAATATCCAAGTAAATGTCTG GTTGAGGTCCTGATCGCCATTAGCAGTGTTACCTCTCCATTGCTGTTTACTGCGTCTGCGTACTTAACCTTCAGTATCATGCGAGTTGTTGACATCTTCAGAAATTATCCACCTGCTGTTGAA CAATCTTATGATGTACTTCTGTTACTTCTGATGTTGATGCTGCTAATTCAGGCATGCCTTACTATTAGCACTGTAATACAGTGTGTAAATTAcaagacaaaaatgaaactaCAAGATTCGTCATGGGCAGCATCACAGGTTAAAAAACAGGAATACAGAACAACAGAG gttTCCAATAATACCTTAAAGGATTTTGACAAAGACAAGGCCTGGAAAGCAGTTGTGGTGCAGATGGCTCAGTAG
- the MLC1 gene encoding membrane protein MLC1 isoform X1 has translation MTREEGYREEFSYDRMPTLERGKQENGNYIPDIKSSDLQLSKRLHPCFSYRTWIFSLLMGTCLLITSGFSLYLGNIFPSEMDYLRCAAGSCIPSAVVSFAIARNKINVIPNFQILFVSTFAVTTTCLIWFGCKLVLNPSAININFNLILLILLEIFMATTVIISARSTEDCCMRNKNTAYDSTIISSNVSFPTRILKSYSVIEVIIGISAVFGGIIALNMDVLVSGPYLSVTFFWILVACFPSAIASHVAAEYPSKCLVEVLIAISSVTSPLLFTASAYLTFSIMRVVDIFRNYPPAVEQSYDVLLLLLMLMLLIQACLTISTVIQCVNYKTKMKLQDSSWAASQVKKQEYRTTEVSNNTLKDFDKDKAWKAVVVQMAQ, from the exons ATGACCAGGGAAGAAGGTTACAGAGAAGAATTCAGCTATGACAGGATGCCAACCTTAGAGCGTGGAAAACAAGAGAATGGAAATTATATACCAGATATCAAATCCAGTGATCTTCAACTATCAAAGAGACTGCATCCTTGCTTTAGTTACAGAACATGGATCTTTTCTTTGCTGATGGGT ACATGCCTCCTTATTACTTCTGGATTTTCACTCTATctgggaaatatttttccatctgaaatggATTATTTACGTTGTGCAGCAGGTTCA TGCATTCCTTCAGCAGTTGTGAGCTTTGCTATAGCAAGGAATAAAATTAACGTG ATACCAAATTTTCAGATTCTGTTCGTCTCTACATTTGCTGTTACAACAACTTGTTTAATTTGGTTTGGCTGCAAACTTGTCCTCAATCCATCAGCTATAAAT ATAAATTTCAACTTAATTCTACTTATTCTGCTGGAAATCTTCATGGCAACTACTGTGATCATTTCAGCTAGGTCTACTGAAGACTGCTGTATGAGAAACAAA AATACTGCATATGATAGTACCATCATTTCGAGCAATGTCAGCTTTCCTACTCGAATTCTGAAATCTTATTCA gTAATTGAGGTGATTATTGGAATTTCAGCAGTATTTGGTGGAATAATTGCTTTGAATATGGATGTTCTAGTCTCAGGTCCATATCTTTCAGTAACATTCTTTTGGATCTTAGTTGCA tgttTCCCAAGTGCTATTGCAAGTCATGTAGCTGCTGAATATCCAAGTAAATGTCTG GTTGAGGTCCTGATCGCCATTAGCAGTGTTACCTCTCCATTGCTGTTTACTGCGTCTGCGTACTTAACCTTCAGTATCATGCGAGTTGTTGACATCTTCAGAAATTATCCACCTGCTGTTGAA CAATCTTATGATGTACTTCTGTTACTTCTGATGTTGATGCTGCTAATTCAGGCATGCCTTACTATTAGCACTGTAATACAGTGTGTAAATTAcaagacaaaaatgaaactaCAAGATTCGTCATGGGCAGCATCACAGGTTAAAAAACAGGAATACAGAACAACAGAG gttTCCAATAATACCTTAAAGGATTTTGACAAAGACAAGGCCTGGAAAGCAGTTGTGGTGCAGATGGCTCAGTAG
- the MLC1 gene encoding membrane protein MLC1 isoform X2: MTREEGYREEFSYDRMPTLERGKQENGNYIPDIKSSDLQLSKRLHPCFSYRTWIFSLLMGTCLLITSGFSLYLGNIFPSEMDYLRCAAGSCIPSAVVSFAIARNKINVIPNFQILFVSTFAVTTTCLIWFGCKLVLNPSAININFNLILLILLEIFMATTVIISARSTEDCCMRNKNTAYDSTIISSNVSFPTRILKSYSVIEVIIGISAVFGGIIALNMDVLVSGPYLSVTFFWILVAVEVLIAISSVTSPLLFTASAYLTFSIMRVVDIFRNYPPAVEQSYDVLLLLLMLMLLIQACLTISTVIQCVNYKTKMKLQDSSWAASQVKKQEYRTTEVSNNTLKDFDKDKAWKAVVVQMAQ, from the exons ATGACCAGGGAAGAAGGTTACAGAGAAGAATTCAGCTATGACAGGATGCCAACCTTAGAGCGTGGAAAACAAGAGAATGGAAATTATATACCAGATATCAAATCCAGTGATCTTCAACTATCAAAGAGACTGCATCCTTGCTTTAGTTACAGAACATGGATCTTTTCTTTGCTGATGGGT ACATGCCTCCTTATTACTTCTGGATTTTCACTCTATctgggaaatatttttccatctgaaatggATTATTTACGTTGTGCAGCAGGTTCA TGCATTCCTTCAGCAGTTGTGAGCTTTGCTATAGCAAGGAATAAAATTAACGTG ATACCAAATTTTCAGATTCTGTTCGTCTCTACATTTGCTGTTACAACAACTTGTTTAATTTGGTTTGGCTGCAAACTTGTCCTCAATCCATCAGCTATAAAT ATAAATTTCAACTTAATTCTACTTATTCTGCTGGAAATCTTCATGGCAACTACTGTGATCATTTCAGCTAGGTCTACTGAAGACTGCTGTATGAGAAACAAA AATACTGCATATGATAGTACCATCATTTCGAGCAATGTCAGCTTTCCTACTCGAATTCTGAAATCTTATTCA gTAATTGAGGTGATTATTGGAATTTCAGCAGTATTTGGTGGAATAATTGCTTTGAATATGGATGTTCTAGTCTCAGGTCCATATCTTTCAGTAACATTCTTTTGGATCTTAGTTGCA GTTGAGGTCCTGATCGCCATTAGCAGTGTTACCTCTCCATTGCTGTTTACTGCGTCTGCGTACTTAACCTTCAGTATCATGCGAGTTGTTGACATCTTCAGAAATTATCCACCTGCTGTTGAA CAATCTTATGATGTACTTCTGTTACTTCTGATGTTGATGCTGCTAATTCAGGCATGCCTTACTATTAGCACTGTAATACAGTGTGTAAATTAcaagacaaaaatgaaactaCAAGATTCGTCATGGGCAGCATCACAGGTTAAAAAACAGGAATACAGAACAACAGAG gttTCCAATAATACCTTAAAGGATTTTGACAAAGACAAGGCCTGGAAAGCAGTTGTGGTGCAGATGGCTCAGTAG
- the MLC1 gene encoding membrane protein MLC1 isoform X3 codes for MTREEGYREEFSYDRMPTLERGKQENGNYIPDIKSSDLQLSKRLHPCFSYRTWIFSLLMGCIPSAVVSFAIARNKINVIPNFQILFVSTFAVTTTCLIWFGCKLVLNPSAININFNLILLILLEIFMATTVIISARSTEDCCMRNKNTAYDSTIISSNVSFPTRILKSYSVIEVIIGISAVFGGIIALNMDVLVSGPYLSVTFFWILVACFPSAIASHVAAEYPSKCLVEVLIAISSVTSPLLFTASAYLTFSIMRVVDIFRNYPPAVEQSYDVLLLLLMLMLLIQACLTISTVIQCVNYKTKMKLQDSSWAASQVKKQEYRTTEVSNNTLKDFDKDKAWKAVVVQMAQ; via the exons ATGACCAGGGAAGAAGGTTACAGAGAAGAATTCAGCTATGACAGGATGCCAACCTTAGAGCGTGGAAAACAAGAGAATGGAAATTATATACCAGATATCAAATCCAGTGATCTTCAACTATCAAAGAGACTGCATCCTTGCTTTAGTTACAGAACATGGATCTTTTCTTTGCTGATGGGT TGCATTCCTTCAGCAGTTGTGAGCTTTGCTATAGCAAGGAATAAAATTAACGTG ATACCAAATTTTCAGATTCTGTTCGTCTCTACATTTGCTGTTACAACAACTTGTTTAATTTGGTTTGGCTGCAAACTTGTCCTCAATCCATCAGCTATAAAT ATAAATTTCAACTTAATTCTACTTATTCTGCTGGAAATCTTCATGGCAACTACTGTGATCATTTCAGCTAGGTCTACTGAAGACTGCTGTATGAGAAACAAA AATACTGCATATGATAGTACCATCATTTCGAGCAATGTCAGCTTTCCTACTCGAATTCTGAAATCTTATTCA gTAATTGAGGTGATTATTGGAATTTCAGCAGTATTTGGTGGAATAATTGCTTTGAATATGGATGTTCTAGTCTCAGGTCCATATCTTTCAGTAACATTCTTTTGGATCTTAGTTGCA tgttTCCCAAGTGCTATTGCAAGTCATGTAGCTGCTGAATATCCAAGTAAATGTCTG GTTGAGGTCCTGATCGCCATTAGCAGTGTTACCTCTCCATTGCTGTTTACTGCGTCTGCGTACTTAACCTTCAGTATCATGCGAGTTGTTGACATCTTCAGAAATTATCCACCTGCTGTTGAA CAATCTTATGATGTACTTCTGTTACTTCTGATGTTGATGCTGCTAATTCAGGCATGCCTTACTATTAGCACTGTAATACAGTGTGTAAATTAcaagacaaaaatgaaactaCAAGATTCGTCATGGGCAGCATCACAGGTTAAAAAACAGGAATACAGAACAACAGAG gttTCCAATAATACCTTAAAGGATTTTGACAAAGACAAGGCCTGGAAAGCAGTTGTGGTGCAGATGGCTCAGTAG